The Linepithema humile isolate Giens D197 chromosome 7, Lhum_UNIL_v1.0, whole genome shotgun sequence genome has a window encoding:
- the LOC105675679 gene encoding aminopeptidase N isoform X2, which yields MLILLPVNGSSSIRFKKKGNSMGYIEVILFLSIGLILAEPGGYEDEYTQQYQLPNVVYPMHYEVKLTVNTELSYPWNTSIVGEVYIDVNILSTNPALILNAKNLEINSSWTRLINDQGFSIVGYHINKWENLITYFEEFVPLGRYTLCLKFKSTSQDNFYQSFFPHKLYDTLYPQYGRVILTRFGNRAARQLFPCWDKPEFIATFNITVKHSKTYMALSNTQLLRQYNDDSDDTFTIWSKFHTTPIMTTNQLVIALLPLTNIHQPNLTAPIIHTWCKTNTTFTLSFMHSIAAEVPKHLLQYTNVSPKISKIDHVIIWKAQTEAHLGIIIYCEFDVMYDKTLQDTAVKKRVAYQVAYDIALVWFSGIITPAHNLRTHSWLRRSFALFFLHYVLDQIHTEWHEMFFIVVENLHNSMREDHNIMLPVLHEINSSTNSYIRYYLYRKGSVLLRMLQHIMGEETFRKGVIKFLNRHKYRLFTTDDLWSAMQAALNATSESKVDIKKVMDTWITQKSFPLVTVTRDYVTGKTLISQQPYNTFDVSDMISNSSKWWIPVTWTTRSSLTFHETTPTLWLGPENETISIKTNPDEWIIVNLQETGYYRVYYDRTNWEQLGNYLKNKDHLSIHVLNRAQIIDDICDMFKKGEIDWALFSFVTSYLSREKNYIPWVPMLNCLDDLSVYFSFPESKQFQVSTYESHN from the exons ATGTTGATACTGTTGCCAGTCAACGGTAGTTCTTCGATACG atttaaaaaaaaaggaaatagcATGGGTTATATAGAAGTGATATTGTTTCTGAGTATCGGGTTAATATTGGCCGAGCCAGGAGGATATGAGGACGAGTACACACAGCAATATCAATTGCCGAACGTTGTATATCCGATGCATTATGAAGTCAAACTAACAGTGAATACCGAATTATCCTATCCATGGAATACATCCATCGTCGGTGAAGTCTATATCGACGTTAATATTCTTTCTACGAATCCAGCTCTTAttctaaatgcaaaaaatttagaaataaatagttCGTGGACAAGGCTGATTAATGATCAGGGATTCTCTATTGTGGgctatcatataaataaatgggAAAATTTGATAACGTATTTCGAAGAATTTGTGCCACTTGGAAGGTATACCCTGTGCCTTAAATTTAAATCCACTTCTCAAGACAATTTCTATCAAAGCTTCTTCCCACATAAGCTTTACGACACATTGTATCCACAATACGG GCGGGTAATTTTAACGCGATTCGGAAACCGTGCAGCCCGACAATTGTTTCCATGCTGGGATAAACCAGAATTCATAGCCACCTTCAACATCACAGTGAAGCATTCTAAGACATACATGGCTTTGTCAAATACGCAGTTGTTAAGACAGTATAATGATGATTCAGATGATACATTTACGATATGGTCAAAATTTCATACCACTCCTATAATGACCACAAACCAATTGGTGATTGCACTTTTGCCGTTGACTAATATTCATCAGCCAAACCTAACCGCACCTATCATTCACACATGGTGCAAAACCAATACAACGTTTACTCTATCATTTATGCACAGTATTGCCGCCGAAGTGCCAAAGCACTTACTCCAATACACAAATGTTTctccaaaaatttcaaagattgATCACGTCATAATATGGAAGGCACAAACTGAGGCACATTTAGGAATCATTATTTACTG TGAATTCGATGTTATGTACGATAAGACGCTACAGGATACTGCTGTCAAAAAAAGAGTGGCATATCAAGTAGCATATGATATAGCACTTGTATGGTTTAGTGGTATAATAACACCAGCCCACAATTTGAGGACTCACTCATGGCTACGCCGAAGTTTTGCTTTGTTCTTCTTGCACTATGTTTTGGATcag ATACATACGGAATGGCATGAAATGTTCTTCATAGTTGtggaaaatttacataattcgATGCGCGAAGATCATAATATAATGCTTCCTGTTTTGCACGAAATCAACAGTTCAACAAACAGTTACATTAGGTACTATCTTTACCGTAAAG GATCTGTTTTATTGCGTATGTTGCAACATATAATGGGAGAAGAAACATTTCGAAAAGgtgtcattaaatttttaaaccgaCA tAAGTATAGACTGTTTACTACGGACGATTTATGGTCTGCTATGCAAGCTGCTCTAAACGCTACATCAGAGTCGAAagttgatattaaaaaagtgaTGGATACTTGGATAACGCAAAAGAGTTTTCCTTTGGTGACCGTGACGCGAGATTACGTTACTGGCAAAACGCTTATTTCGCAGCAACCTTACAACACATTTGACGTATCTGATATGATATCTAACTCTTCCAAGTGGTGGATTCCTGTGACCTGGACTACAAGGTCATCTCTTACTTTTCATGAAACTACCCCTACTTTATGGCTGGGACCGGAGAATGAaacaataagtataaaaacaaATCCCGATGAATGGATTATAGTTAATTTGCAAGAAACTG GATATTATCGTGTCTATTATGATCGTACCAATTGGGAACAACTTGGGAATTACTTAAAGAATAAGGATCACTTAAGTATACACGTACTAAATCGTGCACAAATTATCGATGACATATGTGATATGTTCAAAAAAGGGGAAATTGATTGGGCCTTATTCTCGTTTGTAACAAGTTATCTAtcacgagaaaaaaattatataccatGGGTTCCCATGCTAAATTGTTTGGATGATCTGTCGGTGTACTTCTCATTTCCTGAGAGTAAACAGTTTCAG GTTAGTACCTACGAATCACATAATTGA
- the LOC105675679 gene encoding aminopeptidase N isoform X1 translates to MGYIEVILFLSIGLILAEPGGYEDEYTQQYQLPNVVYPMHYEVKLTVNTELSYPWNTSIVGEVYIDVNILSTNPALILNAKNLEINSSWTRLINDQGFSIVGYHINKWENLITYFEEFVPLGRYTLCLKFKSTSQDNFYQSFFPHKLYDTLYPQYGRVILTRFGNRAARQLFPCWDKPEFIATFNITVKHSKTYMALSNTQLLRQYNDDSDDTFTIWSKFHTTPIMTTNQLVIALLPLTNIHQPNLTAPIIHTWCKTNTTFTLSFMHSIAAEVPKHLLQYTNVSPKISKIDHVIIWKAQTEAHLGIIIYCEFDVMYDKTLQDTAVKKRVAYQVAYDIALVWFSGIITPAHNLRTHSWLRRSFALFFLHYVLDQIHTEWHEMFFIVVENLHNSMREDHNIMLPVLHEINSSTNSYIRYYLYRKGSVLLRMLQHIMGEETFRKGVIKFLNRHKYRLFTTDDLWSAMQAALNATSESKVDIKKVMDTWITQKSFPLVTVTRDYVTGKTLISQQPYNTFDVSDMISNSSKWWIPVTWTTRSSLTFHETTPTLWLGPENETISIKTNPDEWIIVNLQETGYYRVYYDRTNWEQLGNYLKNKDHLSIHVLNRAQIIDDICDMFKKGEIDWALFSFVTSYLSREKNYIPWVPMLNCLDDLSVYFSFPESKQFQMYLASYFDGILNEIGYQENSKNFHDNDLSKIARLNLVSHACTLGNPTCRNTFGNKLKQYIAHPTKHQILPWWEDSTFCFGLKATNVKIWHEVFWLYMQRKNKTILDSLSCTEHTIVVIEFLNKLVNDNTLIRKRDLSDFISNVIKQHIHNHQLFSYILNEPVLFKLVPTNHIIDIILENLYDEKKLDELSVFVDVSTNNYLYDDKIEQRRQEIRDLKKSFNNIFGNKYDNLNN, encoded by the exons ATGGGTTATATAGAAGTGATATTGTTTCTGAGTATCGGGTTAATATTGGCCGAGCCAGGAGGATATGAGGACGAGTACACACAGCAATATCAATTGCCGAACGTTGTATATCCGATGCATTATGAAGTCAAACTAACAGTGAATACCGAATTATCCTATCCATGGAATACATCCATCGTCGGTGAAGTCTATATCGACGTTAATATTCTTTCTACGAATCCAGCTCTTAttctaaatgcaaaaaatttagaaataaatagttCGTGGACAAGGCTGATTAATGATCAGGGATTCTCTATTGTGGgctatcatataaataaatgggAAAATTTGATAACGTATTTCGAAGAATTTGTGCCACTTGGAAGGTATACCCTGTGCCTTAAATTTAAATCCACTTCTCAAGACAATTTCTATCAAAGCTTCTTCCCACATAAGCTTTACGACACATTGTATCCACAATACGG GCGGGTAATTTTAACGCGATTCGGAAACCGTGCAGCCCGACAATTGTTTCCATGCTGGGATAAACCAGAATTCATAGCCACCTTCAACATCACAGTGAAGCATTCTAAGACATACATGGCTTTGTCAAATACGCAGTTGTTAAGACAGTATAATGATGATTCAGATGATACATTTACGATATGGTCAAAATTTCATACCACTCCTATAATGACCACAAACCAATTGGTGATTGCACTTTTGCCGTTGACTAATATTCATCAGCCAAACCTAACCGCACCTATCATTCACACATGGTGCAAAACCAATACAACGTTTACTCTATCATTTATGCACAGTATTGCCGCCGAAGTGCCAAAGCACTTACTCCAATACACAAATGTTTctccaaaaatttcaaagattgATCACGTCATAATATGGAAGGCACAAACTGAGGCACATTTAGGAATCATTATTTACTG TGAATTCGATGTTATGTACGATAAGACGCTACAGGATACTGCTGTCAAAAAAAGAGTGGCATATCAAGTAGCATATGATATAGCACTTGTATGGTTTAGTGGTATAATAACACCAGCCCACAATTTGAGGACTCACTCATGGCTACGCCGAAGTTTTGCTTTGTTCTTCTTGCACTATGTTTTGGATcag ATACATACGGAATGGCATGAAATGTTCTTCATAGTTGtggaaaatttacataattcgATGCGCGAAGATCATAATATAATGCTTCCTGTTTTGCACGAAATCAACAGTTCAACAAACAGTTACATTAGGTACTATCTTTACCGTAAAG GATCTGTTTTATTGCGTATGTTGCAACATATAATGGGAGAAGAAACATTTCGAAAAGgtgtcattaaatttttaaaccgaCA tAAGTATAGACTGTTTACTACGGACGATTTATGGTCTGCTATGCAAGCTGCTCTAAACGCTACATCAGAGTCGAAagttgatattaaaaaagtgaTGGATACTTGGATAACGCAAAAGAGTTTTCCTTTGGTGACCGTGACGCGAGATTACGTTACTGGCAAAACGCTTATTTCGCAGCAACCTTACAACACATTTGACGTATCTGATATGATATCTAACTCTTCCAAGTGGTGGATTCCTGTGACCTGGACTACAAGGTCATCTCTTACTTTTCATGAAACTACCCCTACTTTATGGCTGGGACCGGAGAATGAaacaataagtataaaaacaaATCCCGATGAATGGATTATAGTTAATTTGCAAGAAACTG GATATTATCGTGTCTATTATGATCGTACCAATTGGGAACAACTTGGGAATTACTTAAAGAATAAGGATCACTTAAGTATACACGTACTAAATCGTGCACAAATTATCGATGACATATGTGATATGTTCAAAAAAGGGGAAATTGATTGGGCCTTATTCTCGTTTGTAACAAGTTATCTAtcacgagaaaaaaattatataccatGGGTTCCCATGCTAAATTGTTTGGATGATCTGTCGGTGTACTTCTCATTTCCTGAGAGTAAACAGTTTCAG atgtaCTTGGCCAGTTATTTCGATGGTATTCTTAATGAAATAGGATACCaggaaaattctaaaaattttcacgaTAATGATCTTTCAAAAATAGCAAGGCTGAATCTAGTAAGCCACGCATGTACTCTCGGTAATCCGACATGTAGAAACACGTTTGGCAATAAATTGAAGCAGTATATCGCACATCCCACAAAACACCa aattttgccGTGGTGGGAAGATTCGACGTTCTGTTTCGGTTTGAAGGCAACAAACGTTAAAATTTGGCACGAAGTATTCTGGTTATACatgcaaagaaaaaacaaaacaattttagaTTCTTTATCTTGCACTGAACATACTATTGTCGTCAttgagtttttaaataaattagtaaacGACAATACGTTAATAAGAAAGAGGGATCTATCTGATTTTATTAGTAATGTTATAAAGCAACACATCCACAAccatcaattattttcttatattctaAATGAGCCTGTATTATTCAA GTTAGTACCTACGAATCACATAATTGATATCATTCTTGAAAATCTATATGACGAGAAAAAACTTGATGAA TTATCTGTATTTGTGGACGTTTCTACTAATAATTACCTATATGATGATAAGATAGAGCAACGGCGGCAAGAGATCCGCGATTTAAAGAAGAGTTTTAACAACATATTCGGCAACAAGTatgataatttgaataattaa
- the LOC105675672 gene encoding putative aminopeptidase-2: protein MIPEKAVGIDYIKVILFLSIRLTFAIETACDEYLNELQLPNNVYPMHYEVKLIVDTESSYPTHVGQVNINIRILSATPVIILNAKNLKIHNFGSSLVTDQGTFIVVDSHKIEGENLAIHFNEPVQPGKYTLRIKFESTSNDNFYQSQLNSSTFFKKNKLILTQFGKLAARQLFPCWDDPAFKTTFDIGVKHSEKYTALSNMPSKQNNDQDNDTTMIWSEFDITPMMSIHQLVIVLLVPFTINSNPESHTIYTWCKSNTILTIPYAYHIATKVPNYLLRYTNISLGIPKTDHVVIWDAPYSEAHWGLIIYSESDVIYDEAIDSTVVKIQVANTVASQVAHQWFGGLVTPKSWTHSWLSESFALFFSRYVLDLMHEEWYEIFFMTVENLHDSMREDDDIMPPVLFEINSISDILSLKSTSNVYLKGSALLRMLQHIIGEEIFRKGVMEFLNRHKYGLVTTDDLWFALQVALNATLGSKVDIKKVMDPWMTQKGFPLVTVTRDYVTGKTNISQQPYNTFDISDTISDSSKWWIPVTWTEESFTTFHETSPTLFLGPEDENISIITNPDDWIIVNLQQTGYYRVHYDRTNWEKIANYLKNDDDANIHVLNRAQIIDDICNIFSKGQTDWALFSLVTSYLSRETNYIPWVPMLRCLDMLSIFFPLPESKKFQLHLASYFDFILNDIGYEEDSNEDDLTKKARLMLTFYACTLGNPTCRSTATRKLKKFLIEPKHNILPWWEDWTFCFGMKTANIVLWEHMLQVYAERKSKTMLNSLVCAEDPRFIIKFLHTVIENKTLTERADIPDLINDIIKQHIHNNEIFSYILNKPELLNSAIDILDNIINNLYYEDQLDEVDRLIKTSNESLNRIYVYENKIEQRRQEIRAVKSSFNNTFGKIQLKKCLHGHVNNMRYIKLSLNVGLIIVAFCIKNSKSDSLCETNNHYLPNGIVPKLYNIELVPNMEIESSSFKGNLFVCFELCHATRNVSIYSLNLQIQEKKIFLYNNINLTQQKLEKYNYDIVRQILILHYEEELPRGDYVLLIEFNGIYAKNTGFYTKAYMSQEENQIVAVMQTEEIMARHIFPCWDEPALKANFVVLIKHNIKYQVLSNMPIKQTIKSSTKNMELFENDDIYWTKFEATPLMSTYLIAAVVFDPLYISNVFASKIINVWCRPHLASQIQFVTNIATNIIQHFAHYTSSVDVPTINIVLLPDSSISKIVSSWALIIFRESDLLQYDEDIAGTRRRHIANLFTEHVARYWFGNLVTPYQWSHVWLRNGFATFFASYIHSMIFEHWQSMNLLVVKDIHSALEYDMHHHDIPPVILNTKKFQFSLLKNNKYISHTISQKASAILRMLQFLITEDVFRKGIISYLDTHAYDSVTSDDFWLRMQTVLYKSNVISDNYKIKEVMDTYTKQSRYPLVLVKRNYTTGETIISQKCFAPQNVIDNTTWWIPISFTTQTDLDFLDTTPLIWLKPQDENITLQLKPNDWIVVNLQQYGYYRVNYDETNWRRIADYLNSNEYIKIHTLNRAQLINDAFALVRYNKIKISIFMSITGYLSRETNYAVWYSVFKILELSSEYFLLPESRNLKLHFSEILGNRLEKLGYDEDPHEHDFKKLERLNATHWACYFGNSKCRSAATFKLNNYLTNPANYKILPHWQEWIYCAGLMEADMTFWNKTFIFIKNLISIKDNQRLLEFLACVEDSEIIINYLNIWRTLPDSLVQTYGLDIIFYSIVNKHARNDNVLNYIIDHFHELIPKASLSYNVIYQLILHIYSSAQLDKVEHLASIEFKSQPDIWIEIQDIIEVRKYNLAFQQNFFGEPS from the exons ATG ATTCCAGAAAAAGCAGTTGGCatagattatataaaagtgaTACTGTTTCTGAGTATCAGATTAACATTCGCTATCGAGACAGCATGTGACGAGTACCTAAATGAACTTCAATTGCCGAACAATGTATATCCGATGCATTATGAAGTCAAGCTAATAGTGGATACCGAATCATCTTATCCCACCCATGTCGGTCAAGTCAATATTAACATTCGTATTCTTTCTGCGACAccagttattattttaaatgcaaaaaatttaaaaatacataattttgggTCATCGCTGGTTACCGATCAGGGAACCTTTATTGTGGTTGACTCTCATAAGATTGAAGGGGAAAATTTGGCAATACATTTCAATGAACCTGTGCAACCTGGAAAATATACTCTGCGCATTAAATTTGAATCCACTTCTAAcgacaatttttatcaaagccAATTGAACAGTTCtacattctttaaaaaaaacaa GTTGATTTTAACGCAATTCGGAAAACTTGCGGCCCGACAATTGTTTCCGTGCTGGGATGATCCAGCATTCAAAACCACTTTCGACATTGGTGTAAAACATTCTGAGAAATACACGGCTCTGTCAAATATGCCgtcaaaacaaaataatgatcaAGATAATGATACCACTATGATATGGTCAGAATTCGACATCACTCCCATGATGTCTATTCATCAATTGGTGATTGTACTACTTGTGCCGTTTACTATAAATTCTAATCCAGAATCACACACCATTTACACATGGTGCAAatctaatacaatattaactATACCATATGCGTACCATATTGCAACCAAAGTGCCAAACTATTTACTCCGctatacaaatatttctttgggAATTCCTAAGACTGATCACGTCGTCATATGGGATGCACCGTATTCTGAGGCACATTGGGGACTCATCATTTACAG cgaATCAGATGTTATTTATGATGAAGCGATAGATTCTACTGTTGTCAAAATTCAAGTGGCCAACACAGTAGCATCTCAAGTGGCACATCAGTGGTTTGGTGGTTTGGTTACACCAAAATCCTGGACTCACTCATGGCTAAGCGAAAGTTTTGCTTTGTTTTTCTCGCGCTATGTTTTGGATCTG ATGCATGAGGAATGGTATGAGATATTCTTCATGACAGTGGAAAATTTACATGATTCGATGCGCGAAGATGATGATATAATGCCTCCAGTTTTGTTCGAAATCAACAGCATCTCTGACATCTTGTCATTAAAATCTACGTCCAATGTTTATCTTAAAG GATCTGCTTTACTGCGTATGTTGCAACATATAATAGGagaagaaatatttcgaaaaggTGTCATGGAGTTTTTAAACAGACA tAAGTATGGATTGGTTACTACGGACGATTTATGGTTTGCTTTGCAAGTTGCTCTAAACGCTACATTAGGATCAAAAGTTGACATTAAAAAAGTGATGGATCCTTGGATGACGCAAAAGGGTTTTCCTTTGGTGACCGTGACGCGAGATTACGTTACTGGCAAAACGAATATTTCGCAACAACCTTACAACACATTTGACATATCTGATACGATATCTGACTCTTCCAAGTGGTGGATTCCTGTGACCTGGACTGAAGAGTCATTTACTACTTTTCATGAAACTAGTCCGACTTTATTTCTAGGACCAGAGGatgaaaatataagtataataacaAATCCCGATGATTGGATTATAGTTAATTTACAACAAACTG GATATTATCGTGTCCATTATGATCGTACCAATTGGGAAAAAATTGCGAATTACTTAAAGAATGACGATGATGCAAATATACACGTACTAAATCGTGCACAAATTATCGACgacatatgtaatatattcaGTAAAGGGCAAACCGATTGGGCCTTATTCTCTCTTGTTACGAGTTATCTATcgcgagaaacaaattatataccaTGGGTTCCCATGCTGAGATGTTTGGATATGCTATCAATATTCTTCCCACTTCCAGAAAGTAAAAAGTTTCAG ttacaCTTGGCGAGTTATTTCGATTTCATTCTTAATGACATAGGATACGAAGAAGATTCTAACGAGGATGATCTTACGAAAAAGGCGAGATTGATGCTAACATTCTACGCATGTACTCTTGGTAACCCGACATGCAGAAGTACGGCCACCAggaaattgaagaaatttctCATAGAACCCAAACATAa tattttgcCGTGGTGGGAAGATTGGACGTTCTGTTTTGGTATGAAAACGGCAAACATTGTACTTTGGGAGCATATGTTGCAAGTATACGCGGAAAGAAAAAGCAAAACAATGTTAAATTCTTTAGTTTGCGCTGAAGATCCTAGATTCATCATAAAGTTTTTACATACAGTAATAGAGAACAAAACATTGACAGAAAGAGCAGACATACCTGAtttgattaatgatattataaagcaaCATATCCAcaacaatgaaatattttcttatattctaaataaGCCTGAATTACtcaa TTCTGCAATTGacatattagataatattattaacaatttgtattaTGAGGACCAATTAGATGAA gTGGATCGCCTTATAAAAACTTCGAATGAAAGTCTTAACAGaatttatgtatatgaaaataaGATAGAGCAACGGCGGCAAGAGATCCGAGCTGTGAAGAGTAGCTTTAACAACACATTCGgcaaaatacaatta aaaaaatgtttgcatGGACATGTGAACAATATGAGATACATAAAATTGTCATTAAACGTTGGCCTAATAATTGTCgctttttgtattaaaaattcgaaaagtgATTCATTATGTGAaacaaataatcattatttaccGAACGGCATAGTGCCCAAGCTGTATAACATTGAACTCGTGCCGAACATGGAAATAGAGAGCTCGTCTTTTAAAGGCAATTTATTTGTCTGTTTCGAGTTGTGTCATGCAACGCGAAATGTCAGCATTTATTCACTGAATTTGCAAATACAggagaaaaagatatttttgtataataatataaatttaacccaacaaaaactggaaaaatataattatgatattgtAAGGCAGATATTGATCCTTCATTACGAAGAGGAGCTACCAAGAGGAGATTACGTTTTGCTCATAGAGTTCAATGGTATTTATGCTAAAAATACAGGTTTTTACACAAAAGCATACATGAGCCAGGAAGAAAATCAAAT agtAGCCGTAATGCAAACAGAGGAAATTATGGCTCGACATATATTTCCGTGCTGGGACGAGCCAGCATTAAAAGCCAATTTTGTTGTGCTTATAaagcataatataaaataccaAGTCTTGTCAAATATGCCGATAAAACAAACAATAAAGTCGTCCACAAAAAACATGGAACTGTTTGAAAATGATGATATATATTGGACAAAATTTGAAGCCACTCCCTTAATGTCCACCTATCTCATAGCAGCTGTTGTGTTCGATCCTCTTTACATTTCTAACGTTTTCGCATCTAAGATTATTAACGTATGGTGCAGACCGCATTTGGCATCGCAGATACAATTTGTGACCAATATTGCTACAAATATCATTCAGCACTTCGCTCATTACACGTCATCAGTTGACGTTCCAACGATAAATATCGTTCTGTTACCCGATTCTTCAATCTCTAAAATTGTAAGCAGCTGGGCACTCATTATTTTCag AGAATCAGATCTTCTCCAATATGATGAAGATATTGCTGGCACAAGAAGAAGGCACATAGCGAATTTATTTACAGAACATGTGGCACGTTATTGGTTTGGTAATCTGGTTACTCCATATCAGTGGTCCCACGTATGGTTAAGAAACGGATTTGCTACATTCTTTGCATCATATATCCACAGTATG ATATTTGAACATTGGCAAAGTATGAACTTGCTGGTAGTTAAAGATATTCATTCCGCTCTTGAGTATGATATGCATCACCATGATATACCACCTGTGATACTAAATACCAAAAAATTTCAGTTCtctctattaaaaaataa taaatatatatctcaCACTATTTCTCAAAAAG CATCAGCTATATTACGCATGTTGCAATTTCTTATTACTGAAGACGTATTCCGAAAGGGTATTATCTCATATTTAGATACGCA TGCGTATGACTCGGTCACTTCTGACGACTTTTGGTTGAGAATGCAAACTGTTCTCTACAAATCAAATGTGATATCCGAtaactacaaaataaaagaagtgaTGGACACTTACACAAAACAAAGTCGTTATCCTTTGGTGCTCGTGAAACGAAATTACACAACTGGCGAAACAATAATATCGCAGAAATGTTTTGCTCCACAAAATGTAATCGATAATACTACATGGTGGATACCAATATCTTTTACTACACAAACGGATCTCGACTTTCTTGACACTACACCTCTTATTTGGTTAAAACCTCAAGATGAAAATATAACCCTTCAGCTTAAACCAAATGATTGGATCGTAGTCAATTTGCAACAATATG GATATTACCGTGTTAATTATGATGAAACAAATTGGCGAAGAATTGCGGATTATCTAAACTCTaacgaatatataaaaatacacactTTAAATCGTGCACAACTCATCAATGACGCTTTTGCCTTAGTAagatacaataaaatcaaGATCTCTATATTCATGAGCATTACAGGATACCTATCGCGAGAAACGAATTACGCAGTATGGTATTCCGTATTcaaaattttggaattatCGTCAGAGTATTTTCTATTGCCGGAAAGTAGAAATTTGAAG TTACACTTCTCCGAGATTCTCGGTAATCGTCTTGAGAAGTTAGGATATGACGAAGATCCTCACGAAcatgattttaaaaaactagAAAGACTAAATGCTACACATTGGGCATGTTATTTCGGTAATTCAAAATGTAGGAGTGCGGCCacttttaaattgaataactATCTCACAAATCCTGCAAACTACAA aattttgccACATTGGCAAGAATGGATATACTGCGCTGGTTTGATGGAAGCAGATATGACTTTTtggaataaaacatttatattcataaagaatttaatctcCATAAAAGATAATCAAAGATTGTTAGAATTTCTAGCTTGTGTTGAAGattctgaaattattataaattatttaaatatttggaGAACTTTGCCAGATTCATTAGTGCAAACTTATGgtcttgatattattttttattccatcgTTAATAAACATGCACGGAACGATAATGTGCTTAATTACATAATAGACCATTTTCATGAACTTATACCTaa GGCATCACTAagttataatgtaatatatcagCTTATTCTACACATATATTCTTCAGCACAACTTGACaag GTAGAACACTTGGCAAGTATTGAGTTCAAGTCACAACCAGATATTTGGATTGAAATTCAAGATATAATAGAAGTGCGTAAGTATAATCTAgcatttcaacaaaatttctttggCGAACCTAGCTAG